A region of Alteromonadaceae bacterium 2753L.S.0a.02 DNA encodes the following proteins:
- a CDS encoding EAL domain-containing protein (putative c-di-GMP-specific phosphodiesterase class I) codes for MGVSVLIVDDSLAICEVLHAMLKDYGVDNVNYCHSGEDALLRVERDPARYDALFIDLHMDGMDGLELMHKLHDLRYRGGVVVMSALEKKILDFTLEVISNYNLRVLGSAEKPLDKALIGFMVKRINSYYPVLSRSEKLLKRREVYTAIKEGRVLPYFQPKISSVDNSIMGLECLVRLQIDGSVVSPAAFLPVAERFELVEALTDCMLDVALPAYKSFLDECNLDCCIAINLSPLQLYNDLLPDTLHEYLKKHQVPITKVVLEITENHAIRDDRQLKNLNRLRIHGFRLSLDDYGAGFTNLRQLKNLPFNEIKLDAQLVQGIHRDKVLRVIVESIRTVTQQMGLTLIAEGVADSRDLVVMSELGVDAYQGYLFCRPKPREELVRWYAAWKQATDAGENHLNAS; via the coding sequence ATGGGAGTGTCTGTGCTCATCGTTGACGATTCGCTCGCAATTTGCGAAGTGCTCCACGCCATGCTCAAAGATTATGGCGTAGATAATGTCAACTATTGTCACAGTGGTGAAGACGCCCTACTGCGTGTCGAACGCGATCCGGCGCGCTACGATGCCCTGTTTATCGACCTGCATATGGATGGCATGGACGGCCTTGAACTGATGCACAAATTACACGACCTGCGCTATCGCGGTGGTGTTGTGGTAATGTCGGCGCTGGAAAAGAAAATTCTCGATTTCACGCTGGAAGTGATCAGCAATTACAATTTGCGCGTTCTGGGTTCCGCTGAAAAGCCCCTGGATAAAGCGTTAATTGGTTTTATGGTAAAACGCATAAACAGCTATTACCCGGTGTTGTCGCGCAGCGAAAAACTTCTGAAGCGACGTGAGGTATATACGGCGATCAAAGAGGGGCGTGTGCTCCCCTATTTCCAACCCAAAATATCGAGTGTTGACAACAGCATTATGGGGCTCGAATGTTTGGTGCGATTACAAATTGATGGCAGCGTAGTTTCGCCTGCGGCGTTTTTACCGGTTGCTGAAAGATTTGAACTGGTTGAAGCACTTACTGATTGTATGTTGGATGTAGCACTGCCAGCGTACAAATCTTTTCTCGATGAATGTAATCTGGATTGTTGCATCGCCATCAATCTGTCACCGCTTCAACTCTACAATGACCTGTTGCCAGACACTCTGCACGAATATTTAAAAAAACATCAGGTTCCCATCACTAAAGTTGTATTGGAAATTACAGAGAATCATGCGATTCGCGACGATCGACAATTAAAGAACCTTAACCGTTTAAGGATTCATGGTTTCAGGCTGTCACTGGACGACTATGGTGCAGGATTTACCAACCTTCGCCAGCTGAAAAACCTGCCCTTCAACGAAATAAAACTGGATGCCCAGTTGGTGCAGGGGATACACCGCGATAAGGTGTTGCGCGTTATTGTGGAATCCATTCGCACAGTGACCCAACAGATGGGGCTCACCTTAATTGCCGAGGGTGTTGCCGATTCGCGAGATCTGGTGGTAATGAGCGAGCTTGGCGTAGACGCCTACCAGGGCTATTTATTTTGCCGCCCCAAACCCCGCGAAGAATTAGTGCGTTGGTATGCAGCCTGGAAACAGGCAACCGACGCCGGAGAAAATCACCTCAACGCCTCTTGA
- a CDS encoding fumarate reductase flavoprotein subunit, with protein MKTIYTDALVIGGGLAGLRAAIGVRRAGHDVIVLSLVPPKRSHSAAAQGGMQASLGNTNKGLGDNEDIHFADTVKGSDWGCDQDVARMFVNTAPKAVRELAAWGVPWGRVSRGSHEHVIDGKTVSLPEREDAHGMIAARNFGGTQKWRTCYVSDGTGHSMLYTMSNQAIAENIAVHERMEAISLIHDGERCYGAVVRNLMTGELVTYIAKATCIATGGYGRIYRATTNAVINEGMGTAIALETGVATLGNMEAVQFHPTGIFPAGILVTEGCRGDGGLLLDRDQHRFMPDYEPEKKELASRDVVSRWMEHHILSGKGVQSRFGEHLWLDIRLLGKKHIEGKLREVKEICEYFLGVDPIKDLVPVRPCQHYSMGGVRTNYKGESQQLRGLFAAGEAACWDMHGFNRLGGNSVAETAVAGMIVGEFMAEYVGTEGADINVSTALIRDAYNKQATRISGYCNSSGNENPFHIMRSMQELMSSNVAIFRHGDKLQEAVTQLQQLRERAKNIRVNSSARGGNPELVAAYRVESMLRLSLCVAQGALAREESRGAHFREDFKLRNDKDWLCRTLASWNMDEDFMPTLNYEPLDVGKMEMPPGWRGYGAKDRVDHPDTEKRQAEVDAIKAKYENGNRFACQDELMSFKEKLPEALRGRNERLGEDENGQLADAAN; from the coding sequence ATGAAAACGATTTATACCGATGCCTTGGTGATAGGCGGTGGCCTTGCGGGATTGCGCGCTGCGATTGGCGTGCGTCGCGCGGGCCACGACGTCATAGTTTTAAGCCTCGTGCCTCCCAAACGTTCCCACTCTGCGGCTGCCCAAGGTGGTATGCAGGCGAGTTTAGGAAACACCAATAAAGGCCTGGGCGATAACGAAGATATCCATTTTGCCGATACAGTAAAAGGTAGCGATTGGGGCTGCGATCAGGATGTAGCCCGGATGTTTGTTAATACCGCACCGAAAGCCGTACGTGAGTTGGCAGCCTGGGGGGTGCCCTGGGGCCGAGTATCGCGTGGCAGTCATGAACATGTTATTGATGGCAAAACGGTTTCCCTGCCCGAGCGCGAAGATGCCCACGGCATGATCGCGGCGCGTAATTTTGGCGGTACTCAAAAGTGGCGTACCTGCTACGTATCTGACGGCACCGGCCACTCCATGCTGTATACCATGAGTAATCAGGCGATTGCTGAAAACATCGCCGTGCATGAGCGTATGGAAGCGATTTCATTAATTCACGATGGTGAACGCTGTTACGGCGCTGTGGTACGTAACCTGATGACCGGCGAGCTGGTCACCTATATTGCCAAAGCGACCTGTATTGCAACTGGCGGTTACGGCCGAATCTATCGTGCGACTACCAACGCGGTAATTAACGAAGGTATGGGCACAGCCATTGCGCTTGAAACTGGTGTAGCCACACTGGGTAATATGGAGGCCGTGCAATTCCACCCCACCGGTATTTTCCCCGCCGGTATTCTGGTGACTGAAGGCTGCCGTGGTGATGGTGGCTTGTTGTTAGACCGCGATCAACACCGTTTTATGCCGGACTATGAGCCCGAGAAAAAAGAATTGGCTTCGCGTGATGTGGTGTCCCGCTGGATGGAGCATCACATTCTAAGTGGCAAAGGTGTGCAGAGCCGCTTCGGTGAACATCTGTGGTTGGATATTCGCTTACTCGGTAAAAAACATATCGAAGGTAAACTTCGCGAAGTAAAAGAAATTTGTGAATACTTCCTCGGTGTTGACCCCATCAAAGATTTAGTTCCTGTGCGTCCCTGCCAGCACTATTCCATGGGAGGTGTGCGCACTAATTACAAAGGCGAATCGCAACAATTACGCGGTCTCTTCGCCGCCGGTGAAGCGGCTTGCTGGGATATGCACGGCTTCAATCGCTTGGGCGGAAACTCGGTAGCCGAAACCGCAGTTGCCGGCATGATTGTGGGCGAATTCATGGCGGAATATGTGGGTACTGAGGGTGCCGACATTAATGTGTCTACCGCATTAATTCGCGATGCCTATAACAAGCAAGCGACTCGTATTTCAGGTTACTGCAACAGCAGCGGCAACGAAAACCCCTTCCACATTATGCGCTCCATGCAGGAACTCATGAGCAGCAACGTGGCAATTTTCCGTCACGGTGATAAGTTGCAGGAAGCGGTTACACAGCTGCAGCAATTGCGCGAGCGTGCCAAAAATATTCGCGTTAACAGCAGCGCACGTGGTGGTAATCCCGAACTGGTCGCCGCTTACCGCGTTGAAAGCATGTTGCGTTTGAGCTTGTGTGTGGCTCAGGGGGCATTGGCTCGTGAGGAAAGTCGAGGTGCTCACTTCCGCGAAGATTTCAAACTGCGCAACGATAAAGACTGGCTGTGCCGTACCCTGGCGAGCTGGAATATGGATGAAGACTTTATGCCGACGCTCAATTACGAACCTTTGGATGTTGGCAAGATGGAAATGCCTCCCGGTTGGCGTGGCTATGGCGCCAAAGATCGCGTTGATCACCCAGACACCGAAAAACGTCAGGCAGAGGTAGACGCCATCAAAGCGAAATATGAAAACGGCAACCGCTTCGCCTGTCAGGACGAACTTATGTCCTTCAAAGAGAAATTACCTGAAGCTCTGCGTGGTCGCAACGAGCGCCTGGGTGAAGATGAAAACGGCCAATTGGCCGACGCGGCTAACTAA
- a CDS encoding threonine/homoserine efflux transporter RhtA, whose product MPRFNAGFGTLYLSVVLLSLNGLFARSIALDSTSITQLRSVIAGLALAALIRLQRRSLGIPRGKRALVYGLGILLGLHWITFFKAMQVSSVAVGILALFTHPVFTVLLEPIFHRKTPKLRDLIAAAIVIVGIAIMVSSQLSGAQHNADFQQLSVAEIRVGVFWGVLSAVLFAARNTAQKYWLHQIPSSNIMLHQVIIIALMLAVFCDWQRALNLPGEQWLLLALLGVFCTAGAHTLVSASLKHLAAKTVALISCLQPLLAALFAWLVLAEAPSLQVALGGAIIVGVAIYESRAKV is encoded by the coding sequence ATGCCCAGATTTAACGCCGGATTCGGCACCCTTTACCTCTCCGTAGTGCTACTCAGCCTCAATGGCTTATTTGCCCGCAGCATCGCACTGGATTCCACCAGCATCACCCAATTACGCAGTGTCATAGCTGGCCTGGCGCTCGCCGCATTAATTCGCCTGCAGCGACGTAGTTTGGGGATTCCACGCGGTAAACGCGCCTTGGTGTACGGCCTGGGGATATTACTCGGCCTGCATTGGATTACCTTTTTCAAGGCCATGCAGGTGTCATCGGTAGCCGTGGGCATTTTGGCCCTGTTTACCCATCCGGTGTTTACGGTATTGCTTGAACCGATATTTCATCGCAAAACACCGAAATTGAGGGACTTGATCGCGGCAGCAATAGTGATAGTGGGTATTGCAATTATGGTGTCGTCACAGCTTAGCGGTGCTCAACACAATGCAGACTTCCAGCAATTGAGCGTGGCGGAGATTCGCGTGGGCGTGTTCTGGGGAGTCTTGTCTGCGGTACTCTTTGCGGCCCGTAATACCGCGCAAAAATACTGGCTGCACCAAATTCCCAGCAGCAACATCATGTTGCATCAGGTGATTATTATTGCGCTTATGCTCGCCGTATTTTGCGATTGGCAGCGCGCCCTTAATTTGCCTGGTGAGCAATGGCTGTTGCTGGCCTTGTTAGGCGTGTTTTGCACAGCAGGCGCGCACACCCTGGTGAGTGCCAGCTTAAAACATTTAGCGGCAAAAACTGTGGCACTTATCAGTTGCCTACAACCTCTGCTGGCCGCGTTGTTTGCCTGGCTAGTGCTTGCTGAGGCTCCAAGCCTGCAAGTGGCACTGGGGGGTGCAATCATTGTCGGCGTTGCCATCTACGAATCCCGTGCCAAAGTTTGA
- a CDS encoding TonB-dependent receptor, with translation MTRNRGIKSRPKVLAAAIGCAIWGSLANAQVEEDTLDELEGGVIIEEVVVWGLRASQAKAIDLKRTSDRIVDSIVAEDIGRMPDTTITDSLQRVPGVQINREANEGTSLNVRGMPQVLTTLNGEQFLSPWTITGVGANYSDIPAGMIGGADVYKSMSAGNIAGGISGLIDLKTINPADLEKGWTGKFAAELSEGSLKSDEAGSDSPDHDLTFYLGHKSDGFSIMVGGFSSSTNAANYQIEEGQRLAFLDTKGGSPGDPLDLDYDGDTTNDWYLVPENFGASSNFMERNRLGASLGMHMQFNDNWSGRFDLFYTSMDQYDRGVKAVFSGQSSADAYEVNGEAPLVEEELFNVLQPGTRVSYGNDISYVDANGNVQNRSIHAVHVAQVESAQFQTESGSEINRTGALNSNIQLDYTNRDNFEASFRYVHGAADRNQREGQLVQGTPAWLWEDVDGIPGKDAIEPYSLTVDYTRDIPTFSFDADLSSADLLQKYQAFASGEDTEATLDILRADFTFKFDGMISSVDFGLRHGIRTADKTVFHYVTPTGRYSSFADPRVPVDLRYRLREGNEVWERFPMVRDFDYLAESEVMRTIGGLQDNGFSRDDTVVYTDFGPIKGFEGGVSAIDPKAWDNTLDFMNRLYPGTKTLTDPTASYSVEEGSTSLYGQMNFEGTLGLPFTGNLGLRIINTTRSVDKPIVPSVLDRFNSTGYDYEDRVVFLYDTETVDGSFVDVLPSLNLNFEITRDLMWRIGAASTLARNDLDNVGSGLVLEYQPCVKTDQNGDPVTVLDQNGNEVTEDVACVRSGTELGDADIEPWRATVYNTSMEWYFGDNSILSGGLFLINVDSSVELYQEQRNFVDGDGINRGHLANVWVTENAGASDLYGFEFGYRQPFTFLPWILNSTGVEFNYTYSDSESADIDVNGDALPLPSNSKHQTNLILWYERDAFSFRLAYNWRSEEYIDRVRLTTNETPLSLGNWQEPTGYLDFSMGYWFNDYVSVYLKGTNITEQNRKTYSQYTDQFHSLWVQERRLAMGLTISI, from the coding sequence ATGACGCGAAACAGAGGTATCAAATCCAGACCCAAGGTTCTGGCAGCCGCAATCGGCTGCGCCATTTGGGGCAGCCTCGCTAACGCACAGGTGGAGGAAGACACCCTGGATGAGCTCGAAGGCGGCGTGATTATTGAGGAAGTGGTGGTATGGGGTCTGCGGGCATCGCAAGCCAAAGCCATCGACTTGAAGCGCACCTCAGATCGTATCGTCGACTCGATTGTCGCGGAAGACATAGGTCGCATGCCCGATACCACCATCACCGACTCTTTGCAGCGTGTACCGGGTGTACAGATCAACCGTGAAGCTAATGAAGGTACGTCGCTCAACGTCCGTGGTATGCCGCAGGTGCTAACCACGCTAAACGGCGAGCAGTTCCTGAGCCCCTGGACTATCACAGGTGTGGGTGCCAACTACAGTGACATTCCCGCCGGCATGATCGGCGGTGCTGATGTCTACAAATCAATGTCTGCCGGCAATATCGCGGGCGGAATTTCCGGCCTTATCGACCTGAAAACCATTAACCCCGCAGATTTGGAGAAGGGTTGGACCGGCAAATTTGCCGCAGAACTTTCGGAAGGTAGCCTGAAATCAGACGAGGCCGGCAGCGACAGCCCCGACCACGACCTCACCTTTTATCTAGGCCATAAATCCGACGGATTCTCCATTATGGTCGGCGGATTCAGCTCCTCTACCAATGCCGCCAACTATCAAATTGAAGAAGGCCAGCGTCTGGCCTTTCTCGATACCAAAGGTGGCTCGCCCGGTGACCCACTCGACCTCGACTACGATGGCGACACCACTAACGACTGGTATCTGGTACCCGAGAATTTCGGCGCAAGTTCCAATTTTATGGAGCGCAACCGCCTTGGTGCATCGCTGGGCATGCACATGCAATTCAACGACAACTGGAGCGGTCGCTTCGATCTGTTTTACACATCCATGGATCAATATGACCGAGGTGTGAAAGCCGTATTCAGTGGCCAGAGCAGCGCAGACGCCTATGAAGTAAACGGTGAGGCACCGCTCGTAGAGGAAGAACTGTTCAACGTCTTGCAACCTGGCACCCGGGTGAGCTACGGCAACGATATCAGCTATGTTGACGCCAACGGCAATGTGCAGAACCGATCCATTCACGCGGTGCACGTCGCTCAGGTGGAATCTGCGCAGTTCCAGACAGAATCCGGCAGCGAGATTAACCGCACCGGTGCACTTAACAGCAACATTCAATTGGATTACACCAACCGCGACAACTTCGAAGCTTCTTTCCGCTATGTGCACGGCGCAGCGGATCGCAATCAGCGTGAAGGGCAACTGGTTCAGGGCACCCCAGCCTGGTTGTGGGAGGATGTAGACGGTATTCCTGGTAAGGATGCCATCGAGCCTTACTCGTTAACGGTTGACTACACCCGGGATATTCCCACCTTTTCGTTTGATGCAGACCTCTCCAGTGCCGACCTGTTGCAGAAATATCAGGCCTTTGCCTCGGGCGAAGACACAGAAGCCACCCTGGATATATTGCGAGCGGACTTCACCTTCAAGTTCGATGGCATGATCAGCTCAGTCGATTTCGGCCTGCGACACGGCATTCGCACCGCCGACAAAACCGTTTTCCACTACGTCACCCCAACCGGACGCTACAGCAGTTTCGCAGATCCTCGGGTGCCCGTGGATTTGCGCTACCGATTGCGTGAAGGGAATGAGGTTTGGGAGCGTTTCCCGATGGTGCGTGACTTCGACTATCTCGCCGAATCCGAAGTAATGCGCACAATTGGCGGCCTTCAGGACAATGGCTTCAGTCGTGACGACACCGTGGTATATACCGACTTCGGCCCGATTAAAGGCTTCGAAGGCGGTGTTTCAGCGATTGACCCCAAAGCCTGGGACAACACCCTGGACTTCATGAACCGCCTCTACCCAGGTACCAAAACCCTGACAGACCCCACTGCGAGTTACAGCGTGGAAGAAGGCTCCACCTCACTCTATGGGCAAATGAACTTCGAAGGTACTCTGGGCTTACCCTTCACCGGTAATTTGGGCCTGCGTATCATCAACACCACCCGCTCGGTGGATAAACCCATCGTGCCTTCGGTGCTGGACCGCTTTAACTCCACAGGTTACGACTACGAAGACCGCGTGGTGTTCCTCTACGACACTGAAACTGTCGACGGGTCATTCGTAGATGTTCTGCCCTCGTTAAACCTCAATTTTGAGATCACCCGAGACCTGATGTGGCGTATTGGCGCGGCTTCTACTCTGGCGCGTAACGATCTCGACAATGTGGGTTCCGGTCTGGTGCTGGAATACCAACCCTGTGTTAAAACCGACCAGAATGGCGACCCGGTAACGGTGCTCGACCAAAACGGTAACGAAGTTACCGAAGACGTAGCTTGTGTGCGCAGCGGTACCGAACTGGGCGACGCCGACATCGAACCCTGGCGCGCCACGGTATACAACACCTCCATGGAGTGGTACTTCGGCGATAACTCTATTTTGAGCGGCGGTTTATTCCTGATTAACGTTGATTCTTCGGTTGAACTCTATCAGGAACAGCGAAACTTCGTGGACGGTGATGGTATTAACCGCGGCCACCTGGCAAACGTCTGGGTCACGGAAAACGCCGGCGCTTCCGACTTGTACGGATTCGAATTCGGTTATCGTCAGCCCTTTACCTTCCTGCCTTGGATTCTGAATTCGACCGGTGTGGAATTTAACTACACCTACTCCGACAGTGAATCGGCCGATATCGACGTCAACGGCGATGCCCTGCCGCTGCCCTCCAACTCCAAGCATCAGACCAACCTGATCTTGTGGTACGAGCGCGATGCCTTCAGTTTCCGACTCGCCTACAACTGGCGCAGTGAGGAATATATCGACCGCGTTCGCTTAACCACCAACGAAACACCACTGAGCCTGGGCAACTGGCAGGAACCAACCGGCTATTTGGACTTCTCCATGGGTTACTGGTTTAACGACTACGTGAGCGTGTACCTGAAGGGTACCAATATCACCGAACAAAACCGCAAAACCTATTCGCAGTACACAGACCAATTCCACTCGCTCTGGGTACAGGAAAGGAGGCTCGCTATGGGTCTGACCATATCGATCTAA
- a CDS encoding cellulase (glycosyl hydrolase family 5): MKLRLNYFALAFGALLLSGCGGSGLAGGGDDVDPLTPEVEEEFVPTGPKPPEGAAVITTDDSNIYDVSGESVLLRGVNLQYGDSPATRLAGIAAIRDVSSNVVRLMLKQTTTSVQLAAALDEIVANDMVAILTLDDPDNIACNDNDDYMIDSATDLWLKDWVAVLAEGKYQSHLMINIANEWGPMNIFNANSIGYDAYIASYKIMIRRFRESGFKVPLVIDAPHCGRDYNAFLGGRGRELKAADPEQNLVLSAHAFGSRWNSRREITYAAEQLAKEKLPLVITEFGGSEVSGVGSIDHMELLQIAAGETALSIDLPWATPSDKAGYGYVFASPMDFSLGAGIQFDVYIPGQYQQDGKLTLQAFLFDNQGRYAGTTALTADTFEGDAWNQVVVSIDDANDLVNAVAGFDLANISRVGVELYANGKPVDVTGGIKLDNILVGIEAGGNSSAAYQATFDSTTEGWAIGFGAGDSSSVNQDNGHLTLLAPWDAENASSQIGYGGLPSNDPAIDISQPMTLSVEVFIPNEYADETGFNLQFFFNGESYTGFAGFGYRTLAAFNLGEWNTVTFEILDFEESAGYVSSDFPLDAPVQQVGIQVGGITSAKTEALRFDNFQIIPEEPAEVVTVYESNFEFDDGWGRSFGAGDDSSVNVADGVLQVLAPWGEEGSANNIAFAYRSAASLRPGVDFSQPMTVTMDVFIPESYDDESDFNLQYWFGANDYSGFAGIGYRNRDGLVLGAWQTITVTFSDIVAEAGFITDGFVLDRPPRQFGVMLSGINNAHDEPILIDNFVVERLGASLVPANIVLDIPFATQEQIDAFPLTYWDGEQWTESTLSGATMLDYSLNPFGWVAWSWIGSTEGEGETVGVLDLSTSEDTAELTTRGDEIVFGEKGIVETAQDANFQ; the protein is encoded by the coding sequence ATGAAATTACGGTTAAATTATTTCGCACTGGCCTTCGGCGCACTGCTGCTCTCGGGCTGTGGTGGCTCGGGCCTGGCCGGTGGTGGCGACGACGTTGATCCGCTAACCCCCGAGGTGGAAGAAGAGTTCGTACCAACCGGCCCTAAACCGCCGGAAGGTGCTGCAGTAATTACCACTGACGACAGCAACATCTACGATGTGAGCGGTGAGTCGGTACTGTTGCGAGGTGTCAACCTGCAATACGGCGATAGCCCAGCGACCCGTCTGGCTGGCATCGCCGCTATCCGCGATGTGAGTTCCAATGTGGTGCGCCTGATGCTTAAGCAAACCACTACAAGCGTACAGTTGGCTGCCGCGCTCGATGAAATAGTCGCCAATGATATGGTGGCGATCCTTACCTTGGACGACCCAGACAACATCGCTTGTAATGATAACGACGACTACATGATCGATTCCGCCACTGACCTATGGCTGAAAGACTGGGTTGCGGTACTGGCGGAGGGGAAATACCAGTCGCACCTGATGATCAACATCGCCAATGAATGGGGCCCGATGAACATCTTCAATGCCAATAGTATTGGTTATGATGCGTACATCGCGAGCTACAAAATCATGATCCGGCGTTTTAGGGAATCGGGTTTTAAAGTGCCGCTGGTGATTGATGCCCCTCATTGTGGCCGCGACTATAACGCATTCCTCGGTGGCCGGGGCCGCGAGCTGAAAGCCGCCGACCCGGAACAAAATCTGGTGCTCTCTGCCCACGCTTTCGGTAGCCGCTGGAACAGCCGCCGTGAAATTACTTATGCAGCCGAGCAGCTTGCCAAAGAAAAATTACCTCTGGTAATCACTGAATTTGGTGGTTCTGAAGTGAGTGGCGTCGGCTCCATAGATCACATGGAATTGCTGCAAATCGCTGCCGGTGAAACTGCGTTGAGCATCGATCTGCCCTGGGCCACTCCGTCGGATAAAGCGGGATATGGCTATGTTTTCGCTAGCCCCATGGACTTTTCTCTCGGAGCAGGGATACAGTTCGACGTATACATCCCAGGGCAATACCAGCAGGATGGCAAACTCACCCTTCAAGCCTTTTTGTTTGACAACCAGGGACGCTATGCGGGTACCACGGCGCTCACTGCAGACACCTTCGAGGGCGATGCCTGGAACCAAGTGGTTGTAAGCATCGACGATGCCAACGATTTGGTGAATGCGGTGGCAGGTTTCGATTTAGCCAACATCAGCCGTGTCGGCGTGGAGCTCTACGCTAATGGCAAGCCTGTAGATGTTACCGGCGGCATTAAACTTGACAACATACTGGTAGGCATAGAAGCGGGTGGTAACTCTTCTGCGGCTTACCAAGCCACTTTCGACTCTACTACCGAAGGATGGGCCATCGGTTTTGGTGCTGGCGATTCAAGCAGCGTCAATCAGGATAACGGCCACCTAACCCTGCTCGCGCCCTGGGATGCAGAGAATGCTTCGTCTCAAATCGGCTATGGCGGTTTACCAAGCAACGACCCGGCGATTGATATCTCACAACCCATGACCTTAAGCGTGGAGGTTTTTATACCCAACGAATATGCCGATGAAACTGGCTTTAACTTACAGTTTTTCTTCAATGGTGAGAGCTACACCGGTTTCGCCGGCTTTGGCTATCGAACGCTTGCAGCGTTCAATCTGGGTGAATGGAATACAGTCACATTTGAGATTCTGGACTTTGAAGAGAGTGCCGGGTACGTATCATCTGACTTTCCGCTCGATGCGCCAGTTCAACAAGTCGGTATCCAGGTAGGCGGTATCACTTCGGCAAAAACCGAAGCGCTACGCTTCGACAATTTCCAAATAATTCCCGAAGAGCCCGCTGAAGTCGTAACTGTCTATGAGTCGAACTTTGAGTTCGACGATGGCTGGGGTCGCAGTTTTGGTGCGGGCGATGACAGCTCGGTCAATGTTGCCGATGGAGTGCTTCAGGTTCTCGCCCCCTGGGGAGAGGAAGGCAGCGCGAACAATATTGCTTTCGCGTATCGCTCTGCCGCGAGTTTGCGCCCAGGAGTTGATTTCTCTCAGCCCATGACCGTTACTATGGATGTGTTTATCCCCGAGAGTTACGACGACGAAAGTGATTTCAACCTGCAATACTGGTTTGGCGCAAACGATTACTCGGGCTTTGCCGGTATCGGCTACCGCAACCGAGACGGCTTGGTATTAGGTGCCTGGCAAACCATCACAGTCACATTCAGTGACATTGTTGCTGAGGCAGGATTCATAACCGACGGCTTCGTACTCGACCGACCACCGCGTCAGTTTGGTGTCATGTTGTCGGGCATCAATAATGCCCATGACGAACCGATCTTAATTGACAACTTCGTGGTGGAACGCCTGGGCGCCTCGTTGGTACCCGCCAATATCGTGCTCGACATTCCATTTGCCACCCAGGAACAAATTGACGCCTTCCCGCTCACCTATTGGGACGGCGAACAGTGGACGGAATCGACTCTCAGTGGCGCAACTATGCTCGATTACTCACTGAACCCCTTCGGCTGGGTGGCCTGGAGTTGGATCGGCAGCACAGAGGGTGAAGGTGAAACCGTGGGAGTTCTGGATCTTTCCACGTCAGAAGACACCGCCGAACTCACCACCCGTGGCGACGAAATCGTATTCGGCGAAAAAGGCATCGTGGAAACCGCTCAAGACGCCAATTTCCAGTAG
- a CDS encoding succinate dehydrogenase subunit C, producing the protein MSAVEQAVKPSRWPAYMDMVQGATGLFLVLFMWAHMFMVSSILLGKDAMFWVARMFEAEPIFGKPYPMLVSGFAVFILALIMIHAFLALRRFPASAGQYHTIHRHIGNLKHSDTTLWYVQVVTGFALFFMASVHLYQLISHPANIGPYASSDRVWSGMMWPLYLILLFVVELHAGIGIYRLVIKWGLFLGDNPKRNRHRLHVLKWLLTVFFLVLGLATLAAYMKIGYQHADQAGERYVPSWHESAPGHH; encoded by the coding sequence ATGTCAGCTGTAGAACAGGCGGTGAAACCCAGTCGCTGGCCAGCCTATATGGATATGGTCCAAGGGGCGACGGGGTTGTTTTTAGTGCTCTTCATGTGGGCGCACATGTTTATGGTGTCCAGTATTCTGTTGGGTAAAGACGCAATGTTTTGGGTCGCCCGTATGTTTGAAGCTGAGCCGATTTTTGGTAAGCCTTACCCCATGCTGGTGAGTGGTTTTGCGGTTTTTATTCTCGCGTTAATTATGATTCATGCGTTTCTAGCGTTGCGTCGCTTTCCCGCCAGCGCCGGGCAGTACCACACCATTCACAGACACATAGGCAACCTAAAACACAGTGATACCACCCTTTGGTATGTTCAGGTGGTAACCGGTTTTGCGCTGTTTTTTATGGCCTCTGTGCACCTCTATCAACTCATAAGCCACCCCGCCAATATTGGCCCCTACGCGTCATCCGACCGGGTTTGGAGCGGCATGATGTGGCCACTGTATTTGATATTGCTGTTTGTTGTTGAACTGCACGCGGGAATTGGTATTTATCGTCTGGTTATCAAATGGGGTTTATTCCTCGGCGATAACCCCAAACGCAATCGTCATCGTTTACATGTTCTCAAATGGTTATTAACCGTGTTCTTCCTGGTGCTTGGGCTGGCAACACTCGCGGCTTACATGAAGATTGGCTATCAACATGCCGATCAGGCGGGTGAGCGCTACGTGCCCAGCTGGCACGAATCTGCGCCGGGCCACCACTAA